One window of the Conexibacter sp. SYSU D00693 genome contains the following:
- the thrC gene encoding threonine synthase, producing MTGLIERYRDRLPFADDDPVVSLQEGSTPLVHAPRLSERVGAEVWLKIEGANPTGSFKDRGMTCAVSDAVRNGAEVVVCASTGNTAASLAAYAARAGIGGAVLVPEGKIATGKLAQSLMHGARVISLRGNFDEALALVRQVCDRQPVALVNSVNPFRLEGQKTAAFELVEELGELDALCIPVGNAGNVTAYWKGFQELGHAPACFGFQAAGAAPLVAGHPIEKPETVASAIRIGNPARWEEAMNAFTASRGQVRAVTDAQILDAYRWLARNEGVFCEPASAASVAGLLVHGAGEARRIACVLTGNGIKDPQTALEQAGAVVPCEPVLGAVEDAILGAAA from the coding sequence GTGACGGGCCTCATCGAGCGCTACCGCGACCGCCTGCCCTTCGCCGACGACGACCCCGTCGTCTCGCTGCAGGAGGGCTCGACGCCGCTGGTCCACGCGCCGCGCCTCAGCGAGCGCGTCGGCGCGGAGGTCTGGCTGAAGATCGAGGGCGCCAACCCGACCGGCTCGTTCAAGGACCGCGGCATGACCTGCGCGGTCTCCGACGCGGTGCGCAACGGCGCCGAGGTCGTCGTCTGCGCCTCGACCGGCAACACCGCCGCCTCGCTGGCCGCCTACGCCGCGCGGGCCGGCATCGGCGGCGCCGTGCTCGTCCCCGAGGGCAAGATCGCCACGGGCAAGCTCGCGCAGTCGCTCATGCACGGCGCGCGCGTCATCTCGCTGCGCGGCAACTTCGACGAGGCGCTCGCCCTCGTGCGCCAGGTCTGCGACCGCCAACCCGTCGCGCTGGTCAACAGCGTCAACCCGTTCCGCCTCGAGGGCCAGAAGACCGCGGCGTTCGAGCTGGTCGAGGAGCTCGGGGAGCTCGACGCGCTCTGCATCCCCGTCGGCAACGCGGGCAACGTCACGGCGTACTGGAAGGGCTTCCAGGAGCTCGGCCACGCGCCGGCGTGCTTCGGCTTCCAGGCCGCCGGCGCCGCGCCGCTGGTCGCCGGCCACCCGATCGAGAAGCCCGAGACGGTCGCCAGCGCGATCCGCATCGGCAACCCGGCGCGCTGGGAGGAGGCGATGAACGCCTTCACCGCCTCGCGCGGCCAGGTGCGCGCCGTGACCGACGCGCAGATCCTCGACGCCTACCGCTGGCTGGCCCGCAACGAGGGCGTCTTCTGCGAGCCGGCGAGCGCCGCGTCGGTCGCCGGGCTGCTCGTCCACGGCGCGGGCGAGGCCCGGCGCATCGCCTGCGTCCTGACCGGCAACGGCATCAAGGACCCGCAGACGGCGCTCGAGCAGGCCGGCGCGGTCGTCCCGTGCGAGCCGGTGCTCGGCGCCGTCGAGGACGCGATCCTCGGCGCGGCGGCCTAG
- a CDS encoding EamA family transporter produces the protein MAAVLALLASVLYGVSNFLGPTMSRHAPLFVVLLAGQAVAFLASGTLALATGADGLDGTQLAAALGAGVGNAVGLLGFYRAAQLGPLSLVTPLGALGAGVPVVAGLVSGEPATALKLAGVALALGGAGLAARRPTAPVPDAHAPAGGPTVRHRPEDRPRAVAWALGSAVAFGGFLSLMAPAADGSVLWAVCASRVSLLTIVAATGLVLGQALRAPAARLPLLAVPGLLLFSGTLAYSAATQHGDLSVVSVLGSLFPVVTVGLAFVLLRERLASVQAAGVAAAVAGTVLLSLP, from the coding sequence GTGGCCGCCGTCCTCGCCCTGCTCGCGTCGGTGCTCTACGGCGTGTCGAACTTCCTCGGCCCGACGATGAGCCGCCACGCGCCGCTGTTCGTCGTCCTGCTCGCGGGGCAGGCCGTCGCGTTCCTCGCCTCGGGGACGCTCGCGCTCGCCACCGGCGCCGACGGCCTCGACGGCACGCAGCTCGCGGCGGCGCTCGGCGCGGGCGTCGGCAACGCGGTCGGCCTGCTCGGCTTCTACCGCGCCGCGCAGCTCGGGCCGCTGTCGCTGGTCACGCCGCTGGGCGCGCTGGGCGCCGGCGTGCCGGTCGTCGCCGGCCTGGTCAGCGGCGAGCCGGCCACGGCGCTCAAGCTCGCGGGCGTCGCGCTGGCGCTCGGCGGCGCCGGGCTGGCCGCCAGGCGCCCGACCGCCCCGGTGCCCGACGCCCACGCGCCGGCCGGCGGGCCCACGGTGCGCCACCGCCCCGAGGACCGCCCGCGCGCGGTCGCCTGGGCGCTGGGCTCCGCCGTCGCCTTCGGCGGCTTCCTCTCGCTCATGGCCCCCGCGGCCGACGGCTCGGTCCTGTGGGCGGTCTGCGCCTCGCGCGTCTCCCTGCTCACGATCGTCGCGGCGACCGGCCTCGTCCTCGGCCAGGCGCTGCGCGCCCCCGCCGCCCGGCTGCCGCTGCTCGCCGTCCCCGGCCTCCTGCTGTTCAGCGGCACGCTCGCCTACTCGGCCGCCACGCAGCACGGCGACCTCTCCGTCGTCTCCGTGCTCGGATCGCTGTTCCCCGTCGTCACCGTCGGGCTGGCGTTCGTCCTGCTGCGCGAGCGGCTGGCGTCGGTGCAGGCCGCCGGCGTGGCCGCCGCCGTCGCGGGGACCGTCCTGCTGTCGCTGCCCTAG
- the thrB gene encoding homoserine kinase: MTHRRRVVRVPASSANLGPGFDAFAAALALHVEVEVVETGRFAVVTDLDVARDRRNLVVRGFEALHPADAFEFRITSTVPLSGGLGSSAAALVAGLTAADSLFELDADLLAHATRLEGHPDNVAAALQGGFVVCAPSGHVARFDAPAGLEAVLVVPYEAVRTSQARAALPAEVPMADAVANVAHAAQLVLGLVQGDLDLVARGLEDHLHQPHRAHLYPRSAELVREARSLGALGATISGAGPTVLVWTHFEHTGGVVEALRRRADGWADVVRAPFETRGADVRAL, from the coding sequence ATGACCCACCGCCGCCGCGTCGTCCGGGTGCCCGCGTCCTCCGCGAACCTCGGGCCCGGCTTCGACGCGTTCGCCGCCGCCCTGGCGCTCCACGTCGAGGTCGAGGTCGTCGAGACCGGCCGGTTCGCGGTCGTCACCGACCTCGACGTCGCGCGCGACCGGCGCAACCTCGTCGTCCGCGGCTTCGAGGCGCTGCACCCGGCCGACGCGTTCGAGTTCCGCATCACGTCGACGGTCCCGCTCAGCGGCGGGCTGGGCTCGAGCGCCGCCGCGCTCGTCGCGGGCCTCACCGCCGCCGACAGCCTCTTCGAGCTCGACGCCGACCTGCTCGCCCACGCCACCCGCCTGGAGGGCCATCCCGACAACGTCGCCGCGGCGCTCCAGGGCGGCTTCGTCGTCTGCGCGCCATCGGGCCACGTCGCGCGCTTCGACGCGCCCGCGGGGCTCGAGGCGGTGCTCGTCGTGCCCTACGAGGCGGTGCGCACGAGCCAGGCCCGGGCGGCGCTGCCGGCGGAGGTCCCGATGGCCGACGCGGTGGCCAACGTCGCCCATGCCGCGCAGCTCGTGCTCGGCCTCGTGCAGGGCGACCTCGACCTCGTGGCCCGCGGGTTGGAGGACCACCTCCACCAGCCCCACCGCGCGCACCTGTACCCGCGCAGCGCCGAGCTGGTCCGCGAGGCGCGGTCCCTGGGAGCGCTGGGCGCGACCATCAGCGGCGCCGGCCCGACCGTGCTGGTGTGGACGCACTTCGAGCACACCGGCGGCGTCGTCGAGGCGCTGCGCCGGCGCGCCGACGGCTGGGCGGACGTCGTGCGTGCGCCGTTCGAGACGCGCGGCGCGGACGTCCGCGCGCTGTAG
- a CDS encoding alpha/beta hydrolase, whose product MARKTQKWFTSGGHRIAAWHFRPGGEDATGTCVLMGNGFSLTRHDGLEHYARVLADAGAHVVAFDFPHLGDSEGEPRQHFRAADQRTAYRDAAAFARGLDGVDAGKLVPWGFSFAGGHVAHLLTRPHEFAAGLMLSPMLDGLARTLGTLKRDPALVAWILPRAIADMAGRHNVVAVTGEPGQRAAMTFEGEGAGFARAVPEGSPWRNEISPGVFTTVALHRPHARAARIKVPLFVALGEQDVSVHNAAIERLAKRAPQAELHRYPYDHFDVLLPEGAGRIAADQVAFLRGRGLL is encoded by the coding sequence ATGGCGCGCAAGACGCAGAAGTGGTTCACCTCCGGCGGCCACCGCATCGCGGCGTGGCACTTCCGCCCGGGGGGCGAGGACGCCACCGGCACGTGCGTGCTGATGGGCAACGGGTTCTCGCTCACCCGCCACGACGGGCTCGAGCACTACGCCCGGGTGCTCGCCGACGCCGGCGCGCACGTCGTCGCCTTCGACTTCCCGCACCTCGGCGACTCCGAGGGCGAGCCCCGCCAGCACTTCCGCGCCGCCGACCAGCGCACCGCCTACCGCGACGCCGCGGCGTTCGCCCGCGGCCTGGACGGGGTCGACGCCGGCAAGCTCGTCCCGTGGGGCTTCTCGTTCGCCGGGGGCCACGTCGCCCACCTGCTCACGCGGCCGCACGAGTTCGCCGCGGGCCTGATGCTGTCGCCGATGCTCGACGGCCTGGCGCGGACGCTCGGGACGCTCAAGCGCGACCCGGCGCTCGTCGCGTGGATCCTGCCCCGGGCGATCGCCGACATGGCCGGCCGGCACAACGTCGTCGCGGTCACCGGCGAGCCGGGCCAGCGCGCGGCGATGACGTTCGAGGGCGAGGGGGCCGGCTTCGCGCGCGCCGTGCCCGAGGGCTCGCCGTGGCGCAACGAGATCTCGCCCGGCGTCTTCACCACCGTCGCGCTGCACCGCCCGCACGCCCGGGCGGCGCGGATCAAGGTCCCGCTCTTCGTCGCCCTGGGCGAGCAGGACGTCTCCGTGCACAACGCCGCGATCGAGCGCCTGGCCAAGCGGGCGCCCCAGGCCGAGCTGCACCGCTACCCGTACGACCACTTCGACGTCCTGCTGCCCGAGGGCGCGGGGCGGATCGCCGCCGACCAGGTGGCGTTCCTGCGCGGGCGCGGCCTGCTCTAG
- a CDS encoding ParA family protein, with translation MAEKIAVLSQKGGTGKTTTVRHLADAFRRAGLRVLAVDLDPQGNLSDYFDVPPDAEPTIGDVLTGRAKAPAAVHDDIIPANLGLAEAELTLAGKMGRELTLRKALKAVEGDFDVVLVDCPPNLGLLTVNALVAADHALLSAEAQYFALQGVEQALEVIELARDGLNPDLEWLGVVFNIADMRTKHSREAFDSLKEHVGEKLLPTYVRQSIAYAESAERAVSILDHRPDLGVDYLRLADELLRRLGLDAARRKLKPLLAEAEERAAKAAAPAG, from the coding sequence ATGGCCGAGAAGATCGCGGTGCTCAGCCAGAAGGGCGGCACGGGCAAGACGACCACCGTCCGCCACCTCGCGGACGCCTTCCGGCGGGCCGGCCTGCGGGTCCTGGCGGTCGACCTCGACCCGCAGGGCAACCTCAGCGACTACTTCGACGTCCCGCCGGACGCCGAGCCGACGATCGGCGACGTCCTGACCGGCCGCGCCAAGGCGCCCGCCGCCGTCCACGACGACATCATCCCCGCGAACCTCGGGCTCGCCGAGGCCGAGCTGACGCTCGCCGGCAAGATGGGCCGCGAGCTCACGCTGCGCAAGGCGCTCAAGGCCGTCGAGGGCGACTTCGACGTCGTCCTCGTCGACTGCCCGCCGAACCTCGGCCTGCTCACGGTCAACGCGCTCGTGGCCGCCGACCACGCGCTGCTCAGCGCCGAGGCGCAGTACTTCGCGCTGCAGGGCGTCGAGCAGGCGCTCGAGGTCATCGAGCTCGCCCGCGACGGCCTGAACCCCGACCTCGAGTGGCTCGGCGTCGTCTTCAACATCGCCGACATGCGCACGAAGCACTCGCGCGAGGCGTTCGACTCGCTCAAGGAGCACGTGGGCGAGAAGCTCCTGCCGACCTACGTGCGCCAGTCGATCGCCTACGCCGAGTCGGCCGAGCGCGCGGTGTCGATCCTCGACCACCGCCCCGACCTGGGCGTGGACTACCTGCGCCTCGCCGACGAGCTCCTGCGCCGGCTGGGCCTGGACGCCGCGCGGCGCAAGCTCAAGCCGCTGCTGGCCGAGGCCGAGGAGCGCGCGGCGAAGGCCGCGGCGCCCGCCGGCTAG
- a CDS encoding co-chaperone YbbN, which translates to MATLHHVTDDSFDAEVLEADRPVLVEFTAAWCPPCRVMAPVLAELDADRADLGVVALDVDANQATAARFSVMSMPTFALFRHGREVARLVGARPRRKLEAELDAALAAQPAA; encoded by the coding sequence ATGGCCACCCTCCACCACGTCACCGACGACTCCTTCGACGCCGAGGTCCTCGAGGCCGACCGTCCCGTCCTCGTCGAGTTCACCGCCGCCTGGTGCCCGCCCTGCCGGGTGATGGCGCCCGTGCTCGCCGAGCTGGACGCCGATCGCGCCGACCTGGGCGTGGTCGCGCTGGACGTCGACGCCAACCAGGCGACCGCGGCGCGCTTCAGCGTGATGTCCATGCCGACGTTCGCGCTCTTCCGCCACGGCCGCGAGGTCGCCCGGCTCGTCGGCGCCCGGCCGCGGCGCAAGCTCGAGGCCGAGCTCGACGCGGCGCTCGCCGCGCAGCCCGCGGCCTAG
- a CDS encoding LysR family transcriptional regulator, with protein sequence MELRQLHYFLAVARHGHVTRAADELHLTQSALSQQVRRLEEELGVTLLRRGARGVELTAAGEELAAHARRVVDEAERLRERMDAHAGAARGVVRLAATAGDAPRVPAVLAAFHRDHPGVQLALRQAAEADVVALVRSGAADLGLAGLREALLAPVSGVDVVELADEPLVVLEPAAGGTGTEVDPAALRERPFVLAEAGSALRDAVLAVCQGAGFSPLPRFEAGDPATVRHLVAAGLAVAVVPASWARAAGPAVAVARLAGDPRHRLALLTSQHGLAPAARGLAERLAAALGGDEATGG encoded by the coding sequence GTGGAGCTCCGCCAGCTGCACTACTTCCTCGCGGTCGCACGCCACGGCCACGTCACGCGCGCGGCCGACGAGCTGCACCTGACCCAGTCGGCGCTGTCCCAGCAGGTCCGCCGGCTGGAGGAGGAGCTCGGGGTGACGCTCCTGCGCCGCGGCGCGCGAGGCGTCGAGCTCACCGCCGCCGGCGAGGAGCTCGCCGCCCACGCCCGCCGGGTCGTCGACGAGGCCGAGCGCCTGCGCGAGCGCATGGACGCCCACGCCGGCGCCGCCCGGGGCGTGGTCCGGCTCGCCGCCACCGCGGGCGACGCGCCGCGGGTCCCGGCGGTCCTCGCCGCCTTCCACCGCGACCACCCCGGCGTCCAGCTCGCCCTGCGCCAGGCCGCCGAGGCCGACGTCGTCGCGCTCGTGCGCAGCGGCGCGGCCGACCTGGGCCTGGCCGGGCTGCGCGAGGCGCTCCTGGCGCCCGTCAGCGGCGTGGACGTCGTCGAGCTCGCCGACGAGCCGCTGGTCGTGCTCGAGCCGGCCGCCGGTGGCACCGGCACCGAGGTCGACCCGGCGGCGCTGCGCGAGCGCCCCTTCGTCCTCGCCGAGGCCGGCAGCGCGCTGCGCGACGCGGTCCTCGCGGTCTGCCAGGGCGCCGGCTTCAGCCCGCTGCCGCGCTTCGAGGCGGGCGACCCGGCGACGGTCCGCCACCTCGTGGCGGCGGGTCTGGCGGTCGCGGTCGTCCCCGCCTCGTGGGCGCGCGCGGCCGGCCCGGCCGTGGCGGTCGCGCGGCTGGCGGGCGACCCGCGCCACCGCCTCGCGCTCCTGACCTCCCAGCACGGCCTCGCCCCCGCCGCCCGCGGGCTGGCCGAGCGCCTCGCCGCCGCGCTGGGCGGCGACGAGGCGACGGGCGGCTAG
- a CDS encoding FHA domain-containing protein → MSDPRTTPAVTALGSGTLAGSGAFRCEQCGYVVSSGGVGELGACPGCGAEAFVRASLFTAGRFQRAPTDDVPAGQARETLVDAARELLDAPGTYLAYEGPDGRPQVVALAREWTRIGRSLAADVRFDDPTVSRRHALIVRQADGVRVVDDRSLNGVFVNGKRVEWQVLRDGDELVVGRYHLHVLEHAGDRAAHGVR, encoded by the coding sequence GTGAGCGACCCGAGGACCACCCCAGCCGTCACCGCACTGGGATCCGGGACCCTCGCGGGCTCGGGCGCCTTCCGCTGCGAGCAGTGCGGCTACGTCGTGTCCAGCGGCGGCGTGGGCGAGCTCGGCGCCTGCCCCGGCTGTGGCGCCGAGGCCTTCGTGCGCGCTTCGCTGTTCACCGCCGGGCGCTTCCAGCGCGCGCCGACGGACGACGTCCCCGCCGGGCAGGCCCGCGAGACGCTCGTCGACGCGGCCCGGGAGCTGCTCGACGCGCCGGGGACCTACCTCGCCTACGAGGGCCCCGACGGCCGTCCCCAGGTCGTCGCCCTCGCGCGCGAGTGGACCCGCATCGGCCGCTCGCTGGCCGCCGACGTCCGCTTCGACGACCCGACGGTCTCGCGCCGCCACGCGCTCATCGTCCGCCAGGCCGACGGCGTGCGCGTGGTGGACGACCGCAGCCTCAACGGCGTCTTCGTCAACGGCAAGCGGGTCGAGTGGCAGGTGCTGCGCGACGGCGACGAGCTCGTCGTCGGCCGCTACCACCTGCACGTGCTCGAGCACGCCGGCGACCGCGCTGCGCACGGCGTCCGCTAG
- a CDS encoding SRPBCC family protein yields MDPITVSVSIAKPREEVFAYLADIANHAEFTDHFLVDWRLTREETVGRGAGARFRMKMPLNRFPWGDANFTEVEAPRRIVERGRAGKYNRIRTLGIYEVDPGPSGTTRVTFTFETLPKTPSDKLLEKLGARTWMKRKLSKSMRRLREVLEEDRGRGARPTIAGGPRKPASQFRFEPSARADG; encoded by the coding sequence GTGGACCCCATCACCGTCTCGGTCTCCATCGCCAAGCCGCGCGAGGAGGTGTTCGCCTACCTGGCGGACATCGCCAACCACGCGGAGTTCACCGACCACTTCCTCGTGGACTGGCGCCTGACGCGGGAGGAGACGGTCGGCCGCGGCGCCGGCGCGCGCTTCCGCATGAAGATGCCGCTCAACCGGTTCCCGTGGGGCGACGCGAACTTCACCGAGGTGGAGGCGCCGCGCCGGATCGTCGAGCGCGGTCGCGCGGGCAAGTACAACCGGATCCGCACGCTCGGCATCTACGAGGTCGATCCGGGTCCCTCGGGCACGACGCGCGTGACCTTCACGTTCGAGACGCTGCCCAAGACGCCGTCGGACAAGCTGCTCGAGAAGCTCGGTGCTCGGACGTGGATGAAGCGCAAGCTGAGCAAGTCCATGCGCCGCCTCCGGGAGGTCCTCGAGGAGGACCGCGGCCGGGGTGCGCGACCCACGATCGCGGGCGGTCCGCGCAAGCCGGCCTCGCAGTTCCGCTTCGAGCCGTCCGCGCGCGCCGACGGGTAA
- a CDS encoding penicillin-binding transpeptidase domain-containing protein, producing MAPTRGRTGARPATSALSPGAGRRRRPTRADRLRRRALPLAALLVVVGGGTVVAVSSLGSDERQELVDAYVRAWAAGDYAAMHDRLTDRAKNAESAVAFARDHRRALATATAEVLRFGEPTERDDGRWTVDVAVRTRVFGTLRGPVVLPVEEDGDALGIAWTSELVFPGLKKGERLRRTTTLPERASILARDGSPLASGPDRSSPLAAASDIRGSLGPAPDERQEALRKLGVPADAQVGINGLERIFDDRLHGTPGGELRAGSRLIATARPRKAPAVRTTIAPSVQTAAVTALAGRLGGVVAVRPRTGEVLAAAGIGFSGLQPPGSTFKVITAAAALEAGKVSLGKRFPVQTAATLEGVDLQNANGEACGGTFLEAFAESCNSVFAPLGAEVGAARLVKTAEAFGFNQPPAIPGAATSTIPRAGEIGDDLAVGSSAIGQGRLQATALEMATVAATVALEGRRPVLTLDGRRIGERAESTRAVSARTARTLERLMREVVRSGTGTSAAIKGVPVAGKTGTAELKQTQGCEPPPEAPGAGPIAPAPGAGCDGTDTSDTTAWFTAYAPADDPEVAVGVMLVGQGAGGDTAAPAARQVLQAALG from the coding sequence GTGGCGCCGACGCGAGGACGAACCGGGGCGCGCCCTGCGACCTCCGCCCTCTCCCCCGGCGCGGGGCGTCGGCGGCGGCCGACGCGCGCCGACCGGCTGCGCCGGCGGGCGCTCCCGCTCGCCGCGCTGCTCGTGGTGGTCGGCGGCGGCACGGTCGTGGCGGTCTCGTCGCTGGGCAGCGACGAGCGCCAGGAGCTCGTCGACGCCTACGTGCGCGCGTGGGCGGCCGGCGACTACGCGGCGATGCACGACCGGCTCACCGACCGCGCCAAGAACGCCGAGAGCGCGGTCGCCTTCGCACGCGACCACCGGCGCGCGCTGGCGACCGCCACCGCCGAGGTCCTGCGCTTCGGCGAGCCGACCGAGCGCGACGACGGCCGCTGGACCGTCGACGTCGCGGTGCGCACCCGGGTCTTCGGGACGCTGCGCGGGCCCGTCGTCCTCCCGGTCGAGGAGGACGGCGACGCCCTGGGCATCGCGTGGACCAGCGAGCTCGTCTTCCCCGGGCTGAAGAAGGGCGAGCGGCTGCGCCGCACGACGACGCTGCCCGAGCGGGCATCGATCCTGGCCCGTGACGGGAGCCCGCTGGCGTCCGGGCCCGACCGCTCCTCACCGCTGGCCGCCGCGTCCGACATCCGCGGCTCGCTGGGCCCCGCGCCCGACGAGCGCCAGGAGGCGCTGCGCAAGCTCGGCGTGCCGGCCGACGCCCAGGTCGGCATCAACGGGCTCGAGCGGATCTTCGACGACCGGCTGCACGGCACGCCCGGCGGGGAGCTGCGGGCCGGCTCGCGCCTCATCGCGACGGCGCGGCCGCGCAAGGCGCCCGCCGTCCGCACGACGATCGCGCCGTCCGTGCAGACCGCCGCGGTCACCGCCCTGGCCGGCCGGCTCGGCGGCGTCGTGGCGGTCAGGCCGCGCACGGGCGAGGTCCTCGCCGCCGCGGGCATCGGCTTCTCCGGCCTCCAGCCGCCGGGGTCGACGTTCAAGGTCATCACCGCGGCCGCCGCGCTCGAGGCCGGCAAGGTCAGCCTCGGCAAGCGCTTCCCGGTCCAGACGGCGGCGACGCTCGAGGGCGTCGACCTCCAGAACGCCAACGGCGAGGCGTGCGGCGGGACGTTCCTCGAGGCGTTCGCCGAGTCCTGCAACTCCGTCTTCGCGCCGCTGGGCGCCGAGGTCGGCGCGGCGCGGCTCGTCAAGACCGCCGAGGCCTTCGGCTTCAACCAGCCGCCGGCCATCCCGGGGGCGGCGACGAGCACGATCCCCCGGGCCGGCGAGATCGGCGACGACCTGGCGGTCGGCTCGAGCGCCATCGGCCAGGGCCGGCTGCAGGCGACCGCGCTCGAGATGGCGACGGTGGCCGCGACCGTCGCACTCGAGGGCCGCCGCCCCGTCCTCACCCTCGACGGCCGCCGCATCGGCGAGCGGGCCGAGTCCACCCGCGCGGTGAGCGCCAGGACCGCGCGGACGCTCGAGCGCCTCATGCGCGAGGTCGTCCGCAGCGGCACCGGCACCTCCGCGGCGATCAAGGGCGTCCCGGTCGCCGGCAAGACCGGCACCGCCGAGCTCAAGCAGACCCAAGGCTGCGAGCCCCCGCCCGAGGCCCCCGGCGCCGGCCCGATCGCCCCCGCCCCCGGCGCCGGCTGCGACGGCACCGACACGAGCGACACCACCGCCTGGTTCACCGCCTACGCCCCGGCCGACGACCCGGAGGTCGCGGTCGGCGTGATGCTCGTCGGCCAGGGCGCGGGCGGGGACACGGCGGCCCCGGCGGCGCGGCAGGTGCTGCAGGCCGCGCTGGGGTAG